The following coding sequences lie in one Sorex araneus isolate mSorAra2 chromosome 4, mSorAra2.pri, whole genome shotgun sequence genomic window:
- the MCRIP2 gene encoding MAPK regulated corepressor interacting protein 2 isoform X1 — MYTITKGPSKLVAQRRTGPSQQQVDSRLGELLKCRQPAPPAAPPPRPPPPGPWPLSSVPLSRGGRPSSTGVPEPRKASRPAGPRLPGGAAPAAQDSRLPPLLSGPRLVFNRVNGRRPPAMSPSLEGAQEPYTLAHEENVRFVSEAWQQVEEQLGAGSAGESGLRPVQYVERTPNPRLQGFVPIDLDEWWAQQFLARVTNCS; from the exons ATGTACACCATCACCAAGGGGCCCAGCAAGCTGGTGGCGCAGCGCCGCACCg GTCCCTCGCAGCAGCAGGTGGACAGCAGACTCGGCGAGCTCCTGAAGTGCCGgcagcccgcgccgcccgccgcgccgcccccgcgGCCACCGCCGCCGGGCCCCTGGCCCCTGTCCAG CGTCCCTCTCAGCCGAGGAGGAAGGCCGAGCAGCACGGGGGTGCCTGAGCCCAGGAAAGCCAGCAGGCCAGCGGGACCGCGGCTGCCTGGCGGAGCGGCCCCAGCTGCCCAGGACTCCCGGCTCCCGCCGCTGCT TTCAGGGCCGAGGCTCGTGTTCAACCGGGTGAATGGGCGGCGGCCCCCTGCCATGTCCCCCTCCCTGGAGGGGGCCCAGGAGCCATACACGCTGGCCCACGAGGAGAACGTCCGCTTCGTGTCTGAAG CCTGGCAGCAGGTGGAGGAGCAGCTGGGCGCCGGCTCGGCTGGTGAGAGCGGCCTGAGGCCAGTGCAGTATGTGGAACGGACCCCCAACCCCCGGCTGCAGG GCTTCGTGCCCATAGACCTGGACGAGTGGTGGGCACAGCAGTTCCTGGCACGGGTCACCAACTGCTCCTAG
- the MCRIP2 gene encoding MAPK regulated corepressor interacting protein 2 isoform X2, producing MYTITKGPSKLVAQRRTGPSQQQVDSRLGELLKCRQPAPPAAPPPRPPPPGPWPLSSSGPRLVFNRVNGRRPPAMSPSLEGAQEPYTLAHEENVRFVSEAWQQVEEQLGAGSAGESGLRPVQYVERTPNPRLQGFVPIDLDEWWAQQFLARVTNCS from the exons ATGTACACCATCACCAAGGGGCCCAGCAAGCTGGTGGCGCAGCGCCGCACCg GTCCCTCGCAGCAGCAGGTGGACAGCAGACTCGGCGAGCTCCTGAAGTGCCGgcagcccgcgccgcccgccgcgccgcccccgcgGCCACCGCCGCCGGGCCCCTGGCCCCTGTCCAG TTCAGGGCCGAGGCTCGTGTTCAACCGGGTGAATGGGCGGCGGCCCCCTGCCATGTCCCCCTCCCTGGAGGGGGCCCAGGAGCCATACACGCTGGCCCACGAGGAGAACGTCCGCTTCGTGTCTGAAG CCTGGCAGCAGGTGGAGGAGCAGCTGGGCGCCGGCTCGGCTGGTGAGAGCGGCCTGAGGCCAGTGCAGTATGTGGAACGGACCCCCAACCCCCGGCTGCAGG GCTTCGTGCCCATAGACCTGGACGAGTGGTGGGCACAGCAGTTCCTGGCACGGGTCACCAACTGCTCCTAG